In Gimesia panareensis, the genomic window GCCTCTCTCAATTGAATACCGACGCGAATCGCATTGCGAACACCTTCCAGTGTATTATAGGTATCCACCAGGAAGACACAGTTATTCGGCATCGCCTCAGCGTATTCTTCGAAGGCCGAGAGTTCATCCTCAAAGGACATGACCCAGCTGTGAGCGTGAGTTCCTTTGACGGGAATTCCAAACAGCTTGCCTGCCAGCACATTGGAAGTGGCGGCACAACCTCCGATATAAGCAGCGCGACTGGCTGACAGTCCACCGTCAATGCCCTGAGCCCGTCGCAACCCGAACTCCAGTACCGGATCGCCTCCGGTGGCAGTACAGATCCGGGCAGACTTGGTGGCGATTAATGTCTGATAATTGATCAGATTCAGTAATGCGGTTTCCAGGAGCTGACACTGCAGAATCGGTCCGCAGACCCTTACCAATGGTTCATGCGGAAAGACGACGGTCCCCTCCGGAACGGCATGCAGATCACAGGTAATCTCTAAATCATTGAGATAGCTCAAGAATTCTGGAGAGAAGAGCGGACGGCCGTCATTGCCTTCCAGTTCCGCAAGATAACTGATGTCATCCCCGCTGAATTGAAAGCGTCTGACGTACTCCAGAGCGTACTCCAGACCGGCGGCGATTGTGTAACCGCCTTCGAATGGATTTTTACGAAAGTAGAGATGAAAGACCGCTTCCTGTTCGGCCCGTCCGGTTTTCCAGTAACCATGGGCCATCGTCAGCTGATACAGATCTGTCAATAATGTCAGGGACGTATCATAAATCTTCGTCAGGGTCGTCATGTTATCCTCCGATCAGTTAGTGTATTTTAAACACTAACAAAGCCTATATCAATCCCTGTTTTGCCGGGATCTCGTA contains:
- a CDS encoding nicotinate phosphoribosyltransferase, with protein sequence MTTLTKIYDTSLTLLTDLYQLTMAHGYWKTGRAEQEAVFHLYFRKNPFEGGYTIAAGLEYALEYVRRFQFSGDDISYLAELEGNDGRPLFSPEFLSYLNDLEITCDLHAVPEGTVVFPHEPLVRVCGPILQCQLLETALLNLINYQTLIATKSARICTATGGDPVLEFGLRRAQGIDGGLSASRAAYIGGCAATSNVLAGKLFGIPVKGTHAHSWVMSFEDELSAFEEYAEAMPNNCVFLVDTYNTLEGVRNAIRVGIQLREAGHKMVGIRLDSGDLAYLSIEARRLLDEAGLTEAAIVASNDLDEATITSLKTQGARIAIWGVGTRLVTAYDQPALGGVYKLGAVRNENNEWEPKLKLSEQAIKTSTPGILQTRRFLNENGAVADMIYDELQNPLPAGNVLIDPLDPTRRRFLDESLQSEDLLIPVVRKGEIVHQQESLEKIRERAQQQLDLFHVGIQRHLEPHEYPVGLEQNLYNFKTEQILLARKLTQS